The DNA sequence CCGACAAGATCACCGGCATTGAGAAACGCGGAGAGAAGGACGGCCCCTCGCTCGTTGGCCTGCGTGCGCCCAAGTTGGACCGCCCGATGCCCAAGAAGTGGTCCAAGCCGGTTGCCCTCTTCAATGGGAAGGATCTCACCGGCTGGGAGCCCATCGGCAACGTCAATAACAACAAGTGGGTTGCGCGCGATGGCGAGCTCGTGAATGACAATCCCGAGGTGCCCGGAGCTCGCGGCCCCGGCGCCGCCAACATCAAGACGACCGGCAAATACCAGGACTTCAAGCTGCACATCGAGGTGAACTGCCCGGAGCACGGCAACAGCGGCATCTACTTACGCGGGCGCTATGAAGTCCAGGTGGGCACGGAAGGCGGCCGTCTGCCGACCCACGAGATGGGTGCGATCTACAGCCACTATCCGCCGCCCGAGGGTGCGGAACTCGGCCTCGGCAAGTGGACCACCTTTGACATCACGTTCGTCGGACGCCACGTGACTGTCGTGCGTGACGGCAAGGTCTATCACAACAATGTGGAGATCCCTGGGCCCACCGGCGGCGCTCTCGACAGCAACGAAGCCGAGCCCGGCCCGTTCTTCCTGCAGGGCGACCACCACGGCGTCATCCGCTACCGCAACATCACCATCTCCACGCCCGCCAAGTAAGTCCCGCCTGCTGTCGACCGGCGCGGTACCGCTGTGCCCGCGCCGATGACTTGGCATCTTCCTCTGAGCTCACCGGCTGGGCAGACTGCCGTCCGCCAACCGTTTGGCATCCAGGAGTTCGTTGAGGCGCTCTTCCGAAAGCCCGCTCATGGCTCGCGCCGCATCACGGACCGTTGTCCCTCGGGTGTGCGCCTCCCGGGCAATCGCCGCCGCTGCCTCATGTCCGATGTCTGGCGTCAGCGCAGTGACCAGGGCGAAGCTTCTTTCGGCCTCGTCGGCAATCAGCTCACGATTCGCGGTGATCCCGCTGATGCAGCGGTCCGCCAGGTTCCGCGACGTGTTGGCGAGTATTCGGATCGCCTCCAGCAGATCGTACGCCATGAGAGGGAGCATGGCGTTCAACTCCAACTGGCCCCCGGCGCAGCACCACGTGATGGCCGACTCGTAGCCCATCACCTGCGCACAGACCATCAAGGTGCTCTCGATGATCACCGGGTTCACCTTGCCGGGCATGATGCTGGAGCCTGGCTGGACCGCTGGCAAGTTCAGTTCGCCGAAGCCGCAGCGGGGGCCGGACGCCAGCAATCTGAGGTCGTTTCCGATCTTCATCAAGGCCACGGCGAACGCCTTCAATGCTCCAGCCATCGCCATCACTGCGTCGCGGGAAGATTGCGCCTGGAAGTGATTGACCGCCTCCCGGAACGGCTGCCTAGTCCATACGGAGATCACCTCGGCCATGAATCGGCCGAACTCCGCTGGTGCATTCACCCCCGTGCCGACGGCGGTTCCTCCCATGGGCAACTCCAGCAGCGCATCACCGGCCACTTTCACCCGCTCGATGGACAGCTCGACCTGACGGGCATAGGCGCCGAACTCATCCCCCAGGCGAACGGGCAAGGCGTCCTGAAGGTGAGTGCGCCCGATCTTGATCACATCGGCGAACTCCAGGGCCTTGTCGCGCAAAGCCTGGTGCAAGCCGTCCATCGCCGGGAGCAGCAGCCCGTGGATCATCTCCACAGCCGCGACATGGATGGCACTCGGAATGACATCGTTGCTCGACTGGCTGCGGTTGACGTGATCGTTTGGATGCACGTCGTGACCACAGTGCGCCGAGGCGAGACGTGCGATCACTTCATTGGCATTCATGTTGGTGGACGTGCCGCTGCCGGTTTGGAAGACATCGACGACGAACTGGCCGTCGTGGCGGCCCTCGACCACCTCCTCAGCGGCGCTCAGAATGGCATTCGCGACCGCCGGATCCAGCACACCCATCCTGGCGTTGTTGACTGCCGCCGCCCTCTTGATGAGGCCAAGGGCCCGGATGAACTCGGGGCCTAGGCGCAGACCGCTGATGGGGAAGTTCTCGACGGCACGCTGCGTCTGTGCCCCATAGAGCGCCAACACGGGGACTTGCACTTCTCCCATCTCGTCCCGTTCGACGCGATGTCCGCCGATCTCTGTTTGAATACCCATGGGTTTCCTAGGAGGATAGATGGGCCGATTGGCCGGAACGCTACTATAAATCGTCCGCCGAGGCGCTGATCGTATCGTGGGCAAGAGATAAAGCCGAACGAACTGCGACAATCCAGCGAAGAGTCCTGCGGACGTGGCAACTGGACTCTCCTCTCGCTTGCGAGCGGCGCGGCTCCTGAGGAAGGCTTACTTGTCATAATGGAAGCAACCCCGTGCCTACTGGAGCTTCCCCTCTCTCTGTCTTCGACCCGTTGTTGCAGGAGTGGTTTGCCGTCCATTTCCAGCAACCCACCGCGCCGCAGATCGGGGCCTGGCCCGAGATCGCCGCCGGGCGCGATGTTCTGGTTGCCGCGCCTACCGGCTCCGGCAAGACACTGGCTGCGTTTCTGTTTGCGATCGACCGCCTGGTCCGCGCGGCCCGCCTTGGCCCATTGCCCGACGAAACGCAGATCGTCTATGTGTCCCCGCTGAAGGCCCTTTCCAACGACGTCCACAAGAATCTGGAGCTGCCGCTCTCTCAGATTGCCGCGCTGGCGAAAGAGAAGGGCATTGCCTTGGCGCCCATCCGCACCGCCATTCGCACCGGCGATACCCCGGCCGCGGACCGCCTGAAGATGACGAAACAGGCGCCGCACATTCTTGTCACCACTCCGGAATCGCTCTACATCCTGATGACCGCGGACCGGTCGCGCCGGTTCCTCCGCACCGTCACCACCGTCATCATCGACGAGATCCACGCCATCGTTGGCGACAAGCGCGGCTCCCACCTGGCTCTGACCCTTGCGCGCCTCAACGCGCTTTGCGCACGACCGCCGCAACGTGTCGGGCTCTCGGCCACCGTGCGCCCCATTGAGGAGGTCGCCCGCTTCCTCTCGCCGCACGCCTCCATCGTGGACGTCGGCCACCGCCGTGAGATGGACCTTTCCATCGAGGTGCCTAACGACGAACTCGGCGCCGTGGCTACCATGGAGATGTGGGCCGAACTGTACGACCGCATGGCGGCCCACATTGCTCGCACGCGCACGACGCTCGTCTTCGTGAATACGCGGCGCATGTCGGAGCGGGTGGCCCACGCCCTGGCCGAACGCCTTGGCGAGAACGTCGTCCTCCCGCATCATGGCAGCCTCTCGCGGGCTCTCCGCATGGAGGCCGAGTCGCGACTGAAGTCCGGCGAGCTGCGCGCCGTCGTGGCTACGGCCTCGCTGGAACTCGGCATCGACATCGGCACGGTCGATCTCACCATTCAGATCGGATCGACACGGTCCATCGCCGTCGCCCTGCAGCGCATTGGCCGCTCGGGCCATTGGGTCGGAGCCCGGCCGGCCGGCATCTTCTTTCCCTCCACCCGTGATGACCTCATCGAATGCGCCGCTCTCGTGCATGCCATCCGCTCCGACGACCTGGAGACGGTCGCGATTCCGGAGAATGCGCTGGACATCCTCGCCCAGCAGATCATCGCCGAGTGCGCGGCGCAGCCCTGGAGTCTTGACGACCTCTTTGCGCTGATTCGCACGGCCTATCCTTATCGCGGTCTTGAGCGCGCGCAGTTCGACTCGGTCATCGAAATGGCGTCGGAGGGCATCGCGACGTCGAGGGGCCGCAGTGGCGCGATGCTGCACCGCGACCAGGTGAACGGCATGGTCCGCGGCCGCCGCGGAGCCCGTCTCGCCGCCATTACCTCCGGCGGCGCCATCCCGGACACATCTCTCTATAGCGTCGTGGCGGAACCGGACGGAGCCAACGTAGGCACGCTCGACGAGGACTTCGCGGTGGAGAGCCAGATCGGCGACATCTTCCTGTTGGGGACGCACTCCTGGCGCATTCGCCACGTGATGAGCGGCCGTGTTCACGTCGAAGATGCTCACGGCGCGCCGCCCTCTGTTCCTTTCTGGCTGGGCGAAGCGCCCGGCCGTTCCGCCGAACTTTCCGCCGCCGTCTCGCGCGTGCGCCTCCGGCTGCTCGATGATGGAGGCGAACAGTGGCTCATCGACCAGTGCGGTCTGGACAGCGCGGGGGCGCGGCAGGGGGTGGCCTATGTGCGCGAAGGCGCGGCTCAACTGGGTGCCCTTCCATCTTTGGAGACCGTGGTGGCCGAGCGCTTCTTCGACGAGTCCGGCGGCATGCAGCTTATCCTGCACGCGCCCTTCGGCTCCCGCGTCAATCGCGCCTGGGGCCTGGCGCTGCGGAAGCGGTTCTGCCGCACCTTCAACTTTGAGCTGCAAGCCGCCGCGACGGACAACGGCATCGTCATTTCGCTGAGCGATCGCCATGCCTTCCCGCTCGAGCTCATCTTTCAATTCCTGAAGGCCGGCACCGCCCGGGATGTCCTCATCCAGGCTCTGCTCGATGCGCCCATGTTCGGCGCGCGCTGGCGCTGGAACGTCTCGCGTGCCCTGGCGATTCTGCGCTTCAACGGAGGCAAACGTGTCCCGCCGCCCATCCAGCGCATGCGTTCGGAGGACCTGCTGGCCGCCGTCTTCCCGGACCAGGTGGCGTGCGCCGAGAACCTCACGGGCCCCATCCAGGTCCCGGATCACCCGCTGGTGAACGAGACCATCGACAACTGTCTGCGCGAGGCCATGGATCTCGATCGTCTCATCGACGTTCTGCGAGGGATCGAGGCAGGGACCATCCGCACGGAGGTTCTCGACCTGCCGGCGCCCTCCGTCTTCTCCCACGAGATCCTGAACGCCAACCCATACGCTTACCTCGACGACGCACCCATCGAGGAGCGCCGAGCGCGCGCCGTTCAATTGCGCCAGACCATGCGCACCGATCTGACCGACGGCTCCGGCATACTCGACCCCGCTGCCATCGCGCAAGTCACGGCCGAGAGCTGGCCCGACGTTCGCGACGCCGATGAGTTGCACGACGCACTGCTCACCGTGATTACGATGCCGCCGCAGCCGGAGTGGGCGCTGTTCTTCCAGCAACTGGAGCAGACCGGCCGGGCCTCCGTCTGGAAGCGCGGGAGCCGCCTCTTCTGGACTCCTACGGAGAAGAAGACGATGGCGGATGATGCTCTCGCCATCCTGCGAGGTTGGATGGAGTCGACCGGGCCATCCACCGTCGCGTCCCTGTCTGAGACATTGGCGTTTCCTGTCGAAGCCGTGGAGAGCGCGATGGCGAGGCTCGAATTCGAGGGCCAGGTTCTGAGCGGCCATTTCACCAATACGGGCAGCGAAGCGTTGGAGTGGTGCAACCGGCGCGTGCTGGCGCGTATTCACCGCACGACGCTCGGGCGCCTGCGCCGCGAGATCGCCCCTGTCACGGCGCAGCAGTTCCACGCGTTTCTCGCGAAGTGGCAACACGTGGCGCCCGGCACGCAGTTGCACGGCGCCGACGGGCTGTTTGAAGTCATTCGCCAGTTGCAGGGCTACGAGGTGGCTGCCTCGGCTTGGGAAGCCGAGATCCTGCCCTGCCGCATCGCCAACTATGAGCCCGAGCTGCTGGACGATCTGTGTTTGTCCGGTGACGTGACGTGGGCTCGCGTCTCTCCGCATCCCGCATTGGAAGAAGAGGGCCGCAAGATCCGCCCGACCAAGCTGGCGCCCATCGCGATGATGGTGCGCGACGACGCTGCGTGGTTGATGAGCGAGAGTCAGGCCGAGTCGAGCTCCCAGTCGCTGTCCCATCCGGCGCAGGCCGTCCTGGAACAGCTTCGCTGCGACAAGGCGCTGTTCTTCAACGACCTGGTCCGCACGGCCCATCGGCTGCCGAGTGAGGTGGAAGACGCGCTTTGGGAGCTGGTGGCCGCGGGTTTGGTGACGGCCGACGGCTTCGAGAATCTGCGCTCCATCATCGATCCCAAGCGCCGCCGCGGCGAGGGGCGGGGCCGGCACGCTCGCCCGCGTCATGCCGCCGGCCGGTGGGCGTTGGTCCAGCGCACCAGCGGAGACGGTACGGAGCGGGTGAAAAAGTGGGCCGAACAACTGCTGTTGCGTTGGGGTGTGATTCTGCGCGACCTGCTGGCGCGCGAAGCGGGTGCACCGCCGTGGCGGGAGCTGCTGCCCGTATTGCGACGGATGGAAGCGCAAGGGCAGATCCGGGGTGGCCGATTCATTGATGGTTTCACGGGGGAACAGTTCGCGCGTCCGGAAGCCCTGGATCTGTTGAGAGCCGTCCGCCGCGACCCGGAGGTCCCACCGCTGCTTGAGGCGGCGCCGGCCGATCCCCTGAACCTGACGGGCATCATCCTGCCCGGGCCGAGGGTGAGCCGGCTGGCCTAGCGACATTGGCCTGGCGCCATTCTGCGCCCCTCTCTCCAGCCGTGATATTGTACCAGCGGATCCCTGCTATGAAGATATTCATCACTGTTGCTCTCATTTTGGCTTCCTGTCTGCCCGCGGCTTTTGCGGCCGACCCCATCGATCTGCTCCCTCCTGAGAATCTTCAGGGTTGGACGCGCATCCCCATCCCTGCCATCTCGGGCGTCAATCCCAAGGTGCAATGGCGCGTCGATGCTGCTTCCAAGACCCTCATCTGCGCCGGCGACGGCGGCCACGAGTGGCTCCGCTACGATAAGGAACTTTCTGACTTCGTCCTGGAGGCCGATTGGCGATTCGCGCCCAAGGACGGTGAGACACGGTACAACAGCGGCATCGGCATCCGCCTCTCCAAGATGGGCGAGATCTGGTATCAGGCTCAGACGGGGCTCGCGGGCGCTTACCTCTTCGGCCAGAACTTCGCCGACGGCGGGCTGAAGAGCTTCAACCTCAAGGCGCAGATGAAAGAGAACCGGGTCAAGCCGGCCGGCGAATGGAACCACTTCGAGATCCGCTGCGAGGGCGATCGCATCACGCTCTCGGTTAACGGCGAAGTCGTCAGCGACTTGACCGGCGTTGGCATGCGGCGCGGGTACATCGGGCTCGAGGCCGAGGGCTATGAGATCGCCTTCCGCAATCTGAAGCTG is a window from the uncultured Paludibaculum sp. genome containing:
- a CDS encoding DUF1080 domain-containing protein translates to MQKYFLVAAVAAVLPWTVAAQDPKAFVGRWDMTATPATGNPYPQWMELIEKDGKIEGRVQPRGGGWNPILGAKVEAGKMIVQVSAAGRGPAISWELTSAGADKITGIEKRGEKDGPSLVGLRAPKLDRPMPKKWSKPVALFNGKDLTGWEPIGNVNNNKWVARDGELVNDNPEVPGARGPGAANIKTTGKYQDFKLHIEVNCPEHGNSGIYLRGRYEVQVGTEGGRLPTHEMGAIYSHYPPPEGAELGLGKWTTFDITFVGRHVTVVRDGKVYHNNVEIPGPTGGALDSNEAEPGPFFLQGDHHGVIRYRNITISTPAK
- a CDS encoding class II fumarate hydratase; this encodes MGIQTEIGGHRVERDEMGEVQVPVLALYGAQTQRAVENFPISGLRLGPEFIRALGLIKRAAAVNNARMGVLDPAVANAILSAAEEVVEGRHDGQFVVDVFQTGSGTSTNMNANEVIARLASAHCGHDVHPNDHVNRSQSSNDVIPSAIHVAAVEMIHGLLLPAMDGLHQALRDKALEFADVIKIGRTHLQDALPVRLGDEFGAYARQVELSIERVKVAGDALLELPMGGTAVGTGVNAPAEFGRFMAEVISVWTRQPFREAVNHFQAQSSRDAVMAMAGALKAFAVALMKIGNDLRLLASGPRCGFGELNLPAVQPGSSIMPGKVNPVIIESTLMVCAQVMGYESAITWCCAGGQLELNAMLPLMAYDLLEAIRILANTSRNLADRCISGITANRELIADEAERSFALVTALTPDIGHEAAAAIAREAHTRGTTVRDAARAMSGLSEERLNELLDAKRLADGSLPSR
- a CDS encoding DEAD/DEAH box helicase, yielding MPTGASPLSVFDPLLQEWFAVHFQQPTAPQIGAWPEIAAGRDVLVAAPTGSGKTLAAFLFAIDRLVRAARLGPLPDETQIVYVSPLKALSNDVHKNLELPLSQIAALAKEKGIALAPIRTAIRTGDTPAADRLKMTKQAPHILVTTPESLYILMTADRSRRFLRTVTTVIIDEIHAIVGDKRGSHLALTLARLNALCARPPQRVGLSATVRPIEEVARFLSPHASIVDVGHRREMDLSIEVPNDELGAVATMEMWAELYDRMAAHIARTRTTLVFVNTRRMSERVAHALAERLGENVVLPHHGSLSRALRMEAESRLKSGELRAVVATASLELGIDIGTVDLTIQIGSTRSIAVALQRIGRSGHWVGARPAGIFFPSTRDDLIECAALVHAIRSDDLETVAIPENALDILAQQIIAECAAQPWSLDDLFALIRTAYPYRGLERAQFDSVIEMASEGIATSRGRSGAMLHRDQVNGMVRGRRGARLAAITSGGAIPDTSLYSVVAEPDGANVGTLDEDFAVESQIGDIFLLGTHSWRIRHVMSGRVHVEDAHGAPPSVPFWLGEAPGRSAELSAAVSRVRLRLLDDGGEQWLIDQCGLDSAGARQGVAYVREGAAQLGALPSLETVVAERFFDESGGMQLILHAPFGSRVNRAWGLALRKRFCRTFNFELQAAATDNGIVISLSDRHAFPLELIFQFLKAGTARDVLIQALLDAPMFGARWRWNVSRALAILRFNGGKRVPPPIQRMRSEDLLAAVFPDQVACAENLTGPIQVPDHPLVNETIDNCLREAMDLDRLIDVLRGIEAGTIRTEVLDLPAPSVFSHEILNANPYAYLDDAPIEERRARAVQLRQTMRTDLTDGSGILDPAAIAQVTAESWPDVRDADELHDALLTVITMPPQPEWALFFQQLEQTGRASVWKRGSRLFWTPTEKKTMADDALAILRGWMESTGPSTVASLSETLAFPVEAVESAMARLEFEGQVLSGHFTNTGSEALEWCNRRVLARIHRTTLGRLRREIAPVTAQQFHAFLAKWQHVAPGTQLHGADGLFEVIRQLQGYEVAASAWEAEILPCRIANYEPELLDDLCLSGDVTWARVSPHPALEEEGRKIRPTKLAPIAMMVRDDAAWLMSESQAESSSQSLSHPAQAVLEQLRCDKALFFNDLVRTAHRLPSEVEDALWELVAAGLVTADGFENLRSIIDPKRRRGEGRGRHARPRHAAGRWALVQRTSGDGTERVKKWAEQLLLRWGVILRDLLAREAGAPPWRELLPVLRRMEAQGQIRGGRFIDGFTGEQFARPEALDLLRAVRRDPEVPPLLEAAPADPLNLTGIILPGPRVSRLA
- a CDS encoding DUF1080 domain-containing protein, translating into MKIFITVALILASCLPAAFAADPIDLLPPENLQGWTRIPIPAISGVNPKVQWRVDAASKTLICAGDGGHEWLRYDKELSDFVLEADWRFAPKDGETRYNSGIGIRLSKMGEIWYQAQTGLAGAYLFGQNFADGGLKSFNLKAQMKENRVKPAGEWNHFEIRCEGDRITLSVNGEVVSDLTGVGMRRGYIGLEAEGYEIAFRNLKLRVLP